The DNA segment ATCAGGTTGCTGTGAATCACTTTATTTTCAGACAAAATGATAAATTTGTGCATTATTTATGGACACCCTTTCGCACTTCTATCACAGTACAAAAAAAGGATGGTCTCAATCTGAGAACACATCCTCCTTGATGTTTATTTACCGACTATCTCTTATTAAAAGGAACGATTGTCTTAGGAATACCGTTTTCCATGATCAGTGTAGGTTCACCCTGAATCAGTGGTGTGATATAGTCATAGAATTCCTGAGTCAGACCCTGGTAATCTGGCAGAATCCATTCAACCGGTACATGCTTTACATGGTTTGCGAAATTTTCAGCTGGTCCGGAGATGAATTTAGCGTTGTATTTTCCATCCACATATTCTCTCTGTACAGCAACTACATGTCCTGTGAACTTACCGTCAGCGCTTCTGCTGTGTGCAGACATACCAAGCTCGAATGCTTCCGTTACGTCAACCAGTGACTGTGCGAAGTTAGAGCTTCTTGCAGCTGTGCTTAAATCCTGTACCTTTGCACGTGGAGCGATTCCAGCCTCCAGAATCATGTTTTTCAGGTTTTCTCCGGCACCGCCTAATACAGCGTGTCCAAAACCGTCATTTACAGCTTCCCCTGCTGCAATGTATGTACCATCTGCATAGTGAGCACCCTCACTTGTAACGATATAGCATTTTCCTTTTTCATCCATGCATTTCTTAACCTGTGCCAGGAATTTTTCCTTATCGAAATCAACCTCTGGCAGAACGATCAGGTCAACTCTTCCGGTAACAACTGTAGAACCTGCAAGCCATCCTGCATCTCTACCCATAGTTTCCAGAATAAATACTTCCTCACGTGTATATACGTTGTAGTCCAGCCAAGTAGCATTTACAACTGCATTAGCAAATTTAGCTCCTGAAGCGAATCCAGGGCAGTGATCAGTAACCATCAGGTCATTGTCAACTGTCTTTGGAATACCAACAAAACGTTTGTTAATGTTGTTTGCCTTTGCCCACTGGCTCAGTGCATCAACAGTATCCATAGAGTCATTTCCACCGATGTAGAACAGAATTTCAATGTCATGCTTGTCCATAATTTCAACCAGCTTGCGGTAATCTGTTTCATCGTTTCTCTTCAGCTTGTAACGGCAGCTTCCCAGTGCAGAAGACGGAGTCTGACGCAGAAGTCTGTTTTCGTACTCGCTCATGTTTGTAAGATCGTATAAACGGTCTTCCAGAATTCCTTCAATACCATTTAATCCACCATATACGTGGTCATATACAGGGTTCAACTGGTTTGCGCGTACCACACCGGCCAAGGATGCGTTAATAACGGTAGTTGGTCCACCAGACTGTGCAACTAAACAATTTGCCATGTTATAATTCCTCCTATTAACATTTAACATTACGGCATTATTTTAGCACATAATCCACTATTTTTAAAGTTCCTATTTGTTTTTCTTTGTATTATCCTGTCCAAAAATCCCGATAAAATCAAGAATCAGGTCATTCACAAGCAGAATTGCGGAAACCTGCCAGTTTTTAAAGGCTATGATGATGATTCCCACAAGCATGAAGCCCTCAAGAACCAGCAACAGACGGACATCCTTTTTATAGCGTTCATCCCCCCACAGCGGCAGCAACCCCTTCACATCCTGATGCTTTATTATATAGTCATCCATCAGAATCAATACAATCCAGTACAGGACACCGCCATCGCGATAGCTGTACAGCAGAGCCGGCATCAGCAAAAGCTCCATGAAATGCGCCAATAAATTATCCTGTATCGTTTTCTCCATATGCAGATCACATCCTCATGCATATGGTAACATGTTTTTCGGATTATGGAAGAAAATTTTTTAAGAACGGCTGCTGCTTTTTCCACGCAGCTTTTTCCTTGCGAAAATCATTTTAAAGTCATGCGGATTGAACGGAACCAGCGGATAGAAATAGGAGGTTTTGGTAACCGTGCGATTACTTGCCATAATGACCAGCATACAGGCAAGACCAATCCAGAAGCCCCATACTGGCAGGATTGCGACAAACACCAGCAGCATTACTCTCATGAATTTGATCGCATACCCCAGCTCATAGCTTGGCTGTGTAAAGTTTGCCAGTGCTACAAAGGCCATATATAAAATGATTTCCGGTGCCAGCCAGCCGGCATTTACCGCAAAATCGCCAAGGATCAGCGCTCCGATAATACTGAAGGAGCTGTTCAGCGAGCTGGGCGTATTCAGGGATGCCATCTTTAATGCGTCAATACCAAATTCCAATACGAGAAACTGCACGATAATCGGCAGATTCATATTATCCTGAATGAGGACAAATTGCAGCCAGTCGGGTGTGAGTGCAGGATTGCAGTTCAGATAATACCAGAGCGGTGTAACCAGCAGCGTCAAAAAGAAAACCATAATCCGCACAATGCGTAAGTAGCTTCCGGTTATCGGAGGGAGATAGTAGTCCTGTGCCTCCTGTATAAAGTCAAAAAAGCTGGTTGGCAGAATGAGGACGCTGGGAGAGTTGTCAATCATTAAAATGACCTTTCCCTCCAGTATATTGCTGCTGGCAGCATCCGGCCGCTCGGTATAACGCACCTTGGGAAACGGATTGAGCCATTTATGGGGAACCAGTGCCTCTGCAATGCTCTCCTGTGCCATGGTCAGCGCCTCTACATGGATTTCCGACAGCTTTGTGCGGATGTCATCCAGTAAATCTTTATCAGCCAGACCATCCATATAACATAAAACGATATCACTTTTACTCATCGAGCCGACACTGTGATACTCCATTCGCAGATGGGTATCCCGTATTCTTCTGCGAATCAGTGCCGTATTAAAAATCAGGGTTTCCACAAAACCGTCCCGACTGCCGCGCAGCACCTTATCATCCTCCGGCTCCTGCATGCTTCTTGTCGGATAGGTTCTGGCATCAATGACAATGCCTTTCGTATATCCTTCCACAATCAACAGCACACTGCCGCTCAATACAGAGGTAATCATTGCCGCAAAGTCCGGCTGTACATCTACCTCCAGATAAGAAAGCCATGAATCACAAAAGGTCTGCACATCCTGAGTTTCCACGCAGTTCTTTAGATCAGCCTTCAACAGAAATTCCATCATTTTTTCCAGTATTTCATCCTTTGCAAAGCCGTCCACAAAATACAGGTTCATATGAACACCCTGCACCAGCAGCGGCTTTACGACGATATCGAAGTTTAAATCCGTCTGCATCTGTTCCTTTAAACGGGTATTCAGTTTCTCATATTCCTTATTCATTTGCATCACCTGCTGTTAAGATGTGCAGAATGAAAGGAATTATGCGTATTCATTTTATAACCTGCATTATTATTCCTTAGCTTCAGATTCATTTATATGCTTCGCGCGCAAGGTTTCCAAGACACTATCCACATATGTATTCATTGTATTGATTGCATCATGATATTTTTTTGCCTCAAATGCTATATATCCAGCTCTCATCGTATGTCCTATCCTAAAATACTTTGTTTCATATGAAAATTCTTCATCTCCATTATCAGTTTTCATAATGGAAGCATTGATTTCTTCCCTGATTGCTCTGATTTTCTGTCCAAGATCAGGATCAGCAGCCAACAGTGCGTTTTTTTCTTCATATGCCTTCAGCTTCAACACAATACGCAATTCCTTGTTCTCTTCTTCTTCACTATAGGGCGGAATTTCCATTTGCAAATAGATGGATGAAAAGGGCTCCTTATCAAATTTATGCTCATTCCATGTAAGACAGTGAAATCCCCCTCTTGCATTATTTACATAACCGCACCAGCAAAATTTATGATCTTTGATAATATCCAGCTGTGTAAGAAACTCAAAATATTCATAATTCACTGTACTGTTTGTTCCAACCAATTTAAATGAAGCAGAATCATTGAAATTCACCACAGTTATTTTATCATTCAGTTTTTTTATGAAATCATTTAAAATAATGTGTTCTGCTGCATCACCTTCTTGTCTAAGAATCTGTAACAGCATTGTTTGATCAATCACTGTCATGTGTCCATGAAAAAGTTTAGTTTCTTTTAAACTCTCCATAGCCTGTTTTTCAGATTTTATCATATACTCTGATTTTACATACGACAGAAATAAATTATCACAGTTATATTGTTGTTCCTGAAGCAACGCGGAATAGTATTTTGTTAACTGGTTATCATGTTCTCCTGTATTGATTTTATCTTCAATGATCAGATACAGAGTTTGACCCTTGTTTTTCAATGTCACAAAAATATCAATATATCCCTGTTGATCTTTGCTTATAATTTTCTTCTGCCGTTCGATTTTCTCTACGAAATATTCGCAATCACTTTCTTCCTTACCTAGCATATGTTTCAAAAAGCTTTGTGACACTCGAAACAAATCTCCATATTCTTTTTTATCCTGTTGTGTAGAATAACTCAGCAGCCAGCAGAAAAACGCATCCTGTGATAATTCACTTGTAGCATAATCAAACATATTATGTGTCAGAAATTCTCCTTTGTATGTTATTGCCATTTACTTACTCCTCCTTTATTTCTTCTGCAAATTCATCATATTGTTTCAGCCAGTAATTTAAAGCATTGCGGTTCACCTTTACAAATAGATAGGAATACATATGATCAATCTGTTCTATCCGGCATTCTTTCCCAAACCAGTCCACAATTTGATCGACAATGCAGTTTTTAAATTTGATTTTCACATGCTCACTTGCTCCTGCAAACATATACATATGCTCCGTCAGATGCCTTGGATATTCAAATCCATTTCTGCATTCTGGTAATTGTGTAACAGCCTTGCGTGATGCTTCTAGGATCTTTACATTTCGTATTTTATCAATTCTATAATGAGATATATCATCATAGGCATCATAATTTCCTATTAGATAATAATGTGTGTTTGATACCATCATTTCATACGGGTTTACAACATATGGACGCTCTCTGCGTTTGTGCAGTTGTAAATCTAACCCATAGGAATAATAATCAAACGAAACCTTACAGTTTTTTTCAATCGCTTCTTGTATCAGTTCAATGGACAGAAAAAATTCAGGATTATCTCCATGAGAGAGCTGAGAGACAGTATGTACATGGGTAAATCCCCTTTTAACATACGCGCTTTCCTTACCAAGTAATTTTTCAAGCAGCTCTCTGTTTTGCAGCCTGGTCATGGTGGTATCTGCTAAAACACTGTCAATCAGAAAGTGTAGCTCACTTTTTGTGAACTGACGCTCATCCAGATAGTATCCGTTTTTATAGCAAATATCATAGTCCAGCTCCTCCAACTCACGCAAAACATTTCCCAGTGCCTTTCTTGCGATTTCCAGCTGATAATTTTCTTCCAGCAATCGAATGATATCTTTTTGTTGCAGGGGATGAGAAGCATCACTGTATTCCTCCAAAATTTTCAATACACATACAGGAAGCATTTTTTTATTCACATCATCATTCCTTTCATTCTTTCATTATATCACGATTTTGATATAGGCGTAAAAAGCATTATCCCCCAGCTGCTAATACCGTCACAATAAGTTCATCCTGCAGGTTTTCATTAAATGCCATCCCAAAAATAATATCCAATGCTTCTCCTGCCTCATCATGAATACGGTTTATGATTTGTTGTACTTCATCCAGCGTCAGTGCACTGTTTCCACATATATGTACGATTGCATGATGCAATCCCGCTATATCATGTTCCAAAAAACATGCCGACAAAGCCTGTGCGACAGCCTGCTCCCCCTTATATGCACCACGACCATAACCAACACCAATAAAACCATGCTTCTGCTCTGCCATCGTTGTACGGATATCGGCGTAATCCACATTGATATAGACCGGTATGGTAATTAGTTCATATAACGCCTGAATTCCCTGTTGTATCATCCTGTCAGCCATGGAACAGGCACTTTCGATTTCCGTATTTTTTAGCTGTTGGAGAATATATTGATTGGATAAAGTGATACAGGTGTCTGCATTTGTATAAATATCTTCCAGTGCACTCTTCGCTATACACATTCGCTTTTCCTCCTCAAAAGGAAAGGGCAATGTCACAAAGGCAATCGTCAGGGTATGCATTTGCTTTGCAAGCTGTGCAAATACAGGAAGTGCGCCGCTTCCCATGTCACTGCCAAGCCCGCCACATAACAATACCATATCAGCACCTTTCATACGTGCAATGATTTCTTCTTTACAGGATCGTGCAGAACGTTTTCCAAGCTCTGTAGCAGCTTCTGTACCATATCCTTTTATAGGGTTTTGTTCAAGCAAAAGCTTTTGCTTAACAGAAAACTGTTTCAGAGAATGCTGATTGGTGTTCACTGCGATATATTCCACGCCCTGCAGCGGTTGTTGCAGCATATGCCAAATCATAGAATTTCCCCGATCACCGATACCAAAAATTTTCATCGTTATCTGTCTCATTAAACCACCTTTTCTTGTTGCGGGAATCCTGCAACATGATTTTTCAATGCCCTGCAATTTCTTCTGTTTATAAAAATAATATGTTTATTCTGAATATTCAAATCACATATACTTCCATATACCAAGACAGCTTGCTCTGCAGTTAGCCTCATAAAGCAATCCACAAGCACGATAGCTCCACATACAGAAAGTAGTTCATACAATGCCAGAAAGCAGGCATATTGTAGAAGGATGTGAAAGCTACTGCTACAGAATACGATGTCTACCCTCCGATAATTTTCAGTAATACGCACATGCTTTTTACAGATGTCTATTCGATAAGCTTTCTTTAGAAACTGACTGAACAGCTGTGATGCTCTATTATTTAATGCAGTTATGGAAACAGATGCACGACTCTTTCTGCATAGCCTACAATATATATCATAAAACGGCTCTTTCTGAAGAAATACAGGTTCATCCTCATACCAGAAAAAATAGCACAGGTCTGTATTTGTAGATACATTGCTTTCATTCAAAATACGTAAGAGCTGTTTGTAATTTCTGAAGCGCATAGCCCAAATAAGCATATGATGCAGCTTTATGATCTTTACAGCATGTATTTCGATACACAAAGCCTCAACTACCTCAGCACGCATTCTATTTATTCTGTGTTCACACGCTGCATTCATACATACAGGCACCAGTTCTGTTTGCACAACCATGTCATCACCGCCTATATGTATCATACAATACCTCATGTTTCATTTTTGACACATGCTGTTTCTTACGCTGTATGAAAATAAAAAACAGCACGAAGACCAATGATTGGTATTAAGTTTAACTACTTTAATAAATAAGGAAGCTAAGAAATAATAATGCTTCCATATAAATATCAGGATAAAGAATAGGACGAAGTTCAGCATCATTATACAAAAGCCGCTTTACATATTATTTTAATTGTATAACATGAAAACATTTTTATTATACTTTTGACTTATTTTCGAAAAAAATTTAACATTTCCTTACGCTTTCATAATGTGAACAGTAAAAAAGCAGCATCTAAATAACACAAATAGATGTTGCTTTGTTTTTGCTTTCTTAGCTTCACGACATTTGCCCAAAGGCTGCCGTATTCTATTTCCTATGGATTCCCCGATACAGGCACTGACCAATTTCATCCTCATGAAGCATATGCACATGATCCAGCCATTTCAGTAGAAAAAACGGATCACGCAAAAGCTTACGCCCCAGCAGAACATAATCACAGCTTTCTTCCATTAAAAGCTGTTCGATTTCAGCTTCCTTTGTAATCAGCCCGACTCCCATGACAGGCAGTGAGGTCATTGAACGGATTTTTTTAGCATAGGGAATCTGATACATCGGATATGCTTCAATCACGGAGCTGTTCAATCCGCCGCTTGAAACGGAAATTGCGACAGCTCCAGCTTCCTCAATCGCCTGAACGACTGGCTGCATATCATCAACATGCAATCCCTGTGCTTCATATTCCTCAGCAGAAATACGCACAATGACATCCCCTTCAAAGTTGTCACGGCAGCCTTCTGTGATACGACGCAAAAGCAGAGTGCGATCTTCACCATAAGCATCGCTTCGCTGATTCGTTAGCGGTGATAAAAACTGATTGATCAGATATCCATGCGCTGCATGCACCTCTACAAAATCATAGCCAAGCTCTCTCGCCCAGCGGCTTGCAAATTCAAAATTCACAATGATTTCTTCAATGCCTGCTTCATCCAGACCAATCACATCGTCCCTATCCATTGGTCCGTATTTCTGATTTCCGAAGGAATTCTTCATTCCGGCATGATTCAGCTGAATACCGATTTTCACACCGTAAACATGTACACAATCTACAATATCCTTCAATATCTGCCGCTGTCTCGGAGTAAATATCCCCAGACATTCCGCATTGATATACCCATGGGCATTGACCGCAGTCGCCTCCTGTACGATAAAGGCAGGGCGTCCCTTCGCCAGGGTATCATAATGTGCCACATGATGCAGATTCCCCACACCATCCTTCGTTTCCACCATATAGGTGCACATGGCAGGTACTCCGATGCGATTGCTCAGCTCCATATGTCCCAGCTTGTTATGTTCAAAAACCTTCAAATGAATCCCTTCTTTCTTAGCTTTCTACTTTCTCACTGTATTCTTCCCACTTTTGCATCAGATTTTCAATTTCATTGTGAATAAGGTCAATTTTATCATCCAGCTCCTGCATTTTATGATAATCATGATAATATTCCGGTTCAAAGCGCAGCTCCCGAAGGGCTTCCAGCTCTTCTTCCTTTCCGGCAATCTTCTTTTCCAGCTTACTGATTTCCTTACCGTAATTGATATAGCGCTCCGGCTTGCCGGTTTCCTTTTTCTCAGGAGAGCGCTGCTTTTTCTCTACCGGCTGCTCTTTATCCTTATTCATATATTCATGATAGGTCAAAGGGTAATAGAGTGCCTTTCCATCATCAATCACCAGGATTGCTGTTGCCAGCTTACTGATAAAGTAACGGTCATGAGAAACAAACAGCATGGTTCCCTCGTAATCCTTTAGGGACTCCTCCAGTGCTTCCTTACCTATCAGATCCAGATGATTGGTCGGCTCATCCATCAACAGAAAGTTCGGATGTGATAGCATCAGCTTTACAAAGCTCAGGCGAACCTTTTCTCCTCCGGACAGGCAGTCAACAGTTTTAAACACATCATCTCCGGTAAACAGAAAGCAGCCCAGTGCCGTGCGTACCTCCGTACGATTCAAATCCGGAAAATCATTCCAGACCTCCTCCAGAACCGTATTGGCACTGTTGAACTGTGCAAGCTCCTGATCAAAATAACCGATTTCAATCTGATGACCAAGCAGAAAGCTTCCCGCAAGCGGCTCCACCTGATGCATCAGTGTTTTCATAAAGGTTGATTTTCCTTTTCCATTCGGCCCGATGACTGCAATCTTGGCAGACTGCATGACCTCCAGATTCACAGTACATAAAGGCTCATCATAGCCAATGGTCAGATCCTGCACCTCCAGCACCCGTTTTCCACCCTTTACATTGGGGACAAAACGGGCATGGAAGCTTTTTTCATTACTTTTGGGATCGTCTATTCGCTCCATTCGATCCAGGTACTTGATTTTCGACTGTGCAAACGCAGCCTTGTTTTTCTTATAGCGAAACTTTTCAATCAGCTCCTCCATCCGCTGTATTTCCTTCTGTTGGCGGATATAAGCGCTTTTCTGCTGCTCCATATCACTTTTCTTCACTTCCACGTAATTGCTGTAATTTCCCGGATAGCGGCGCATGACACCGTATTCAATTTCATAAACAACATCAACGACATCATCCAGAAACATACGGTCATGCGATACCAGAACCACAGCCTTTGGATAGCGCTTCACATATCCCTCCAGCCATTCAATCGTATCGATATCCAGATGGTTCGTCGGCTCATCCAGCAACAGGATATCCGGCTTACTCAGCAGCAGCTTGACAAATGCCAGACGTGTTTTCTGACCTCCGGAAAAGGAGGAAACCGGACGTTTGAGATCCTCCTCCTGAAATCCGAATTTCGTAAAAATCGTCATAAGCTCACTGCAGTACGTATATCCGCCCATTTCTTCAAAGCGCTGCTGTGCATCCGCATAGGCATTCAGCACATCATCACCATGATCGCTGCGCATTTTTTCAGTAAGCTCCTCCAGACGTCTAGCAAGCGCCTTCACATTCTCAAAGGCACTCTCCATTTCATCCTCAACAAGGGCAGTCTCGTTCACGAAGGTTGTCTGTGCCAGATAGCCGATGCTCAACCGGTTTTCCTTATGGATTTCCCCGCTGTCCAGGGATTCTGACTCCGCAATGATTTTCAGCAGTGTTGTTTTTCCACAGCCGTTGCGTCCGACAATGGCTATTTTTTCAGTATTCCTTATTTCAAATTGTATATTTTCAAATACGGTTGTCGCTCCGTAATATTTGCTTCCCTTATGAATCTGATATTTCATCATCTCCACCTTCTTCTTTTCGATTCGTATTCTTAGTTAGCCGCATTGATACCGCCGGCGAAAGAAGCAGCCGCCTGACGGGCGATCTTCTCTTTGTTTTTCAGCCAGTTTTCCGCATCTTCTTTATTTGTTACATAGGCAAAATCAATTTCAATCCCCTGCATGCCATCCGCATTCACAAAGGACTGATTTTCCTTACGGGCATTTTCACTGCCTTTTCCTGCCATGGTGGCGCGCCCGCCTGCTTCCCGAATGTTAGAATACATGTCATAGCCGCCACTGATCAGCGGACTTGCACCGACCCCAGGATTGTTGGCATCTGTATAGGCACTGCCACTCATACCCAGCTGTTTTTCCAGTCCGTACATAATATGCTTCCCAAGCGTTGGACTGCTATAAGCACTATGCCAGATTTCCACACCGCTCACACTCTCATCCGGATTAGTATTAAAGCGCAGATAAATATAGTAGCGAGCATGCTTTTTATAGCCGTCTGCCAGTCTTCCATCCTCACCATAGGCAGGCTTTGGCTGTTCTTTGGCACTGTTCTTTGCTATTTCCACACGCAAGCCGTGTTTTTCAAGCTCTTCCTTCATCCATACGGCAGCCTGATAGGTTTCCTTATATTCTGTAATACCGTTTCCTTTATTTCCCTCATCCGGTATATAGGTCAAATCAGTATTCATGCCATAAGGATCTAGTAACACATCAATATCTCCAGCCTTTGGTTTTGCTTTTTCCACGGATAAAAACAAATAATTCTGATCCAGCGTTTTATCATAATCCTTCAA comes from the Erysipelotrichaceae bacterium 66202529 genome and includes:
- a CDS encoding spore germination protein, which encodes MNKEYEKLNTRLKEQMQTDLNFDIVVKPLLVQGVHMNLYFVDGFAKDEILEKMMEFLLKADLKNCVETQDVQTFCDSWLSYLEVDVQPDFAAMITSVLSGSVLLIVEGYTKGIVIDARTYPTRSMQEPEDDKVLRGSRDGFVETLIFNTALIRRRIRDTHLRMEYHSVGSMSKSDIVLCYMDGLADKDLLDDIRTKLSEIHVEALTMAQESIAEALVPHKWLNPFPKVRYTERPDAASSNILEGKVILMIDNSPSVLILPTSFFDFIQEAQDYYLPPITGSYLRIVRIMVFFLTLLVTPLWYYLNCNPALTPDWLQFVLIQDNMNLPIIVQFLVLEFGIDALKMASLNTPSSLNSSFSIIGALILGDFAVNAGWLAPEIILYMAFVALANFTQPSYELGYAIKFMRVMLLVFVAILPVWGFWIGLACMLVIMASNRTVTKTSYFYPLVPFNPHDFKMIFARKKLRGKSSSRS
- a CDS encoding diphosphate--fructose-6-phosphate 1-phosphotransferase, with translation MANCLVAQSGGPTTVINASLAGVVRANQLNPVYDHVYGGLNGIEGILEDRLYDLTNMSEYENRLLRQTPSSALGSCRYKLKRNDETDYRKLVEIMDKHDIEILFYIGGNDSMDTVDALSQWAKANNINKRFVGIPKTVDNDLMVTDHCPGFASGAKFANAVVNATWLDYNVYTREEVFILETMGRDAGWLAGSTVVTGRVDLIVLPEVDFDKEKFLAQVKKCMDEKGKCYIVTSEGAHYADGTYIAAGEAVNDGFGHAVLGGAGENLKNMILEAGIAPRAKVQDLSTAARSSNFAQSLVDVTEAFELGMSAHSRSADGKFTGHVVAVQREYVDGKYNAKFISGPAENFANHVKHVPVEWILPDYQGLTQEFYDYITPLIQGEPTLIMENGIPKTIVPFNKR
- a CDS encoding cell division protein FtsZ codes for the protein MRQITMKIFGIGDRGNSMIWHMLQQPLQGVEYIAVNTNQHSLKQFSVKQKLLLEQNPIKGYGTEAATELGKRSARSCKEEIIARMKGADMVLLCGGLGSDMGSGALPVFAQLAKQMHTLTIAFVTLPFPFEEEKRMCIAKSALEDIYTNADTCITLSNQYILQQLKNTEIESACSMADRMIQQGIQALYELITIPVYINVDYADIRTTMAEQKHGFIGVGYGRGAYKGEQAVAQALSACFLEHDIAGLHHAIVHICGNSALTLDEVQQIINRIHDEAGEALDIIFGMAFNENLQDELIVTVLAAGG
- a CDS encoding WYL domain-containing protein, with protein sequence MNKKMLPVCVLKILEEYSDASHPLQQKDIIRLLEENYQLEIARKALGNVLRELEELDYDICYKNGYYLDERQFTKSELHFLIDSVLADTTMTRLQNRELLEKLLGKESAYVKRGFTHVHTVSQLSHGDNPEFFLSIELIQEAIEKNCKVSFDYYSYGLDLQLHKRRERPYVVNPYEMMVSNTHYYLIGNYDAYDDISHYRIDKIRNVKILEASRKAVTQLPECRNGFEYPRHLTEHMYMFAGASEHVKIKFKNCIVDQIVDWFGKECRIEQIDHMYSYLFVKVNRNALNYWLKQYDEFAEEIKEE
- a CDS encoding ATP-binding cassette domain-containing protein; protein product: MKYQIHKGSKYYGATTVFENIQFEIRNTEKIAIVGRNGCGKTTLLKIIAESESLDSGEIHKENRLSIGYLAQTTFVNETALVEDEMESAFENVKALARRLEELTEKMRSDHGDDVLNAYADAQQRFEEMGGYTYCSELMTIFTKFGFQEEDLKRPVSSFSGGQKTRLAFVKLLLSKPDILLLDEPTNHLDIDTIEWLEGYVKRYPKAVVLVSHDRMFLDDVVDVVYEIEYGVMRRYPGNYSNYVEVKKSDMEQQKSAYIRQQKEIQRMEELIEKFRYKKNKAAFAQSKIKYLDRMERIDDPKSNEKSFHARFVPNVKGGKRVLEVQDLTIGYDEPLCTVNLEVMQSAKIAVIGPNGKGKSTFMKTLMHQVEPLAGSFLLGHQIEIGYFDQELAQFNSANTVLEEVWNDFPDLNRTEVRTALGCFLFTGDDVFKTVDCLSGGEKVRLSFVKLMLSHPNFLLMDEPTNHLDLIGKEALEESLKDYEGTMLFVSHDRYFISKLATAILVIDDGKALYYPLTYHEYMNKDKEQPVEKKQRSPEKKETGKPERYINYGKEISKLEKKIAGKEEELEALRELRFEPEYYHDYHKMQELDDKIDLIHNEIENLMQKWEEYSEKVES
- a CDS encoding NADPH dehydrogenase, producing the protein MKVFEHNKLGHMELSNRIGVPAMCTYMVETKDGVGNLHHVAHYDTLAKGRPAFIVQEATAVNAHGYINAECLGIFTPRQRQILKDIVDCVHVYGVKIGIQLNHAGMKNSFGNQKYGPMDRDDVIGLDEAGIEEIIVNFEFASRWARELGYDFVEVHAAHGYLINQFLSPLTNQRSDAYGEDRTLLLRRITEGCRDNFEGDVIVRISAEEYEAQGLHVDDMQPVVQAIEEAGAVAISVSSGGLNSSVIEAYPMYQIPYAKKIRSMTSLPVMGVGLITKEAEIEQLLMEESCDYVLLGRKLLRDPFFLLKWLDHVHMLHEDEIGQCLYRGIHRK